A single region of the uncultured Flavobacterium sp. genome encodes:
- a CDS encoding GNAT family protein, whose amino-acid sequence MNQTSNFNFTDNIILEDELVLLRPLQESDVDNLLEISINEPETWKYSLVGADGKENLIKYIQSAIKARGDKREFPFIVFDKKSQKYAGSTRFYDIQLEYKTLQLGYTWYGSAFRGTGLNKHCKFLLLQFAFETLGMERVEFRADNNNERSVAAMKSIGCKVEGVLRNHMPTANREVRRDSIVLSILRNEWFDVVKENLKRKL is encoded by the coding sequence ATGAATCAAACTTCAAATTTCAATTTCACAGATAATATAATTTTAGAAGACGAATTAGTTTTATTACGCCCCTTACAAGAATCAGACGTCGATAATTTATTAGAAATTTCCATTAACGAGCCAGAAACATGGAAGTATTCATTAGTTGGTGCCGACGGAAAAGAAAATTTGATAAAATACATCCAATCAGCAATAAAAGCCCGAGGTGATAAAAGAGAATTTCCTTTTATAGTATTCGACAAAAAATCTCAAAAATACGCTGGATCAACACGTTTTTACGACATTCAGCTTGAATATAAAACTCTACAATTAGGCTACACTTGGTACGGTTCAGCATTTAGAGGAACCGGATTAAACAAACACTGTAAATTTTTGTTACTGCAATTTGCTTTTGAAACCCTCGGAATGGAGCGTGTAGAATTCCGCGCTGATAATAATAACGAACGCAGTGTCGCTGCGATGAAAAGCATCGGCTGCAAGGTCGAAGGAGTTTTACGCAATCACATGCCAACAGCAAATAGAGAAGTTCGTCGTGATTCGATTGTTTTAAGTATTCTAAGAAACGAATGGTTTGATGTGGTAAAAGAGAATTTAAAGCGTAAACTTTAG